The Cytophagales bacterium genomic sequence AAATCACCTGTGGCATTTTTCAATCCGACATTATTTGCTTTAACTTCCCATATATTTTCAGTTCTTATAAAAATATCAGCATAGTTTTGCATTATTTGTCCAGAACCATCAGTACTTCCATCATCAATTAATACTAATTCGGCTTTTGGTTCTATTATTTTTAATCTTTCCAAAATATCTTTAATATAATGTGCTTTATTATGGACACTCATAATTATACTTAATAATGACATAGAATTATTTTTAATTAATATTAAAAACTATTTTTACTTTTTCTTTAATGCGCTTCAATAAAGTTGGACTATATATAGAATTAATAAAGTCCTTCATCGCTTTTCTGGCTTCTTCTGATTCTTTAAGAGGAATAAGAAAAACTTTTATTTTTTCAACTATTGGTTGCTTATTAAATATATAATTTGTCTCACAGTGAACCCCACTACCATCATGTCCTATATTTCTTACGAGTGACCGGGCTGGGTGAAGCGATAATCCATCCTGCAAGAACACACTTGCATACCACCTTACAGCCCAGCTAGTAATGGCCCTTTGTGTATTCTCTTGTAAAGTACCATAAAAATCATAGCTATTTTCAACATTAAATCTGTTAATATTACCTTGTTCGTTGATCTTAGCTAACAGGTATTCTGCCGAAGGGTTAAAAGATTTCCATGCTTTTGTCCATGTCCCCCACCCCCAGCAGGAAGCAGGTGTATAAAAAAAAGTTTCAGGCAGTTTGTCTTTAACTGGAAACATATAGCCACTAATATGCATCACCTTTTCTTCATCTTTATACAATTCAAGTGCATCATTCATGTATTTTAAAAAACCACTTGCTAATACCAAATCATCTTCCAATACAATAATTTTCCCAAATTTATTCACTATTTCGCTAACACCGTCAATAATAGAATCAGCCAAACCCTTATTTTTATCTGATTCAATAATATTTACATTTTTACACCATTGTTCTTCTCTTATTATTTTCCTTACTTCATGAATTTTCTTTAAATCCTGTTTTGAAGCTTTTTCCTCAGGCCCATCAGCATAAATAAAAAGCATAGATTGATCTGCCAGCTCATTTTGCATCAAACTATTCAAAGATTTTTGTGTATGTTCAGGGCGATTATACACAAAAAGTACTATGGGCGCAAGATTTTTTAAATTAGGCATTTATTCAATTAAAGTTTCTTTTTTAATTTAAATTATAAAGTCTCACCTTAAAATAATTCATAAAGATAATAAGACTCCTAAACCACACTTTATATATATTTACTAACTTCCATTTCCATGGACAAGATAAGAGAATAAACATACTCCACATTATTGGATTTTCTGTATATTTTCTTGATAATAATATCTTTAAAAATGGCCAGGAACTTTTTTTATAATCCAGAGTAAGTCCACCTGCTGCACTATCATTTATAGTAAGCTTTAATGAATGATTTGTCATTAATCGGAATCCCTTACTAAAGGCCCTTATGGTAAATTCATAATCAGATGTGTAATGCCTTAGCAATTTTGGATAAAACCCACCAATTTCGATAAAATCGCAAAATCTTAAAAACAACCCTCTTGTACTTAAACAGTTAATTTCTGAAAAATCCTTAGCCTGATTAAATGATAAATTTTTCCAATCTGCATGAATGCCGCCAACTTCATTATCAGGTTGTCCTGCTATAAGAGCAATTGCCTGAATAAGTGTTTTGGGATGTTTCTCTAATAAAGACATCCCTGTCTCAAGAAAATTATTTTCCAATATGCAGTCATCATTAATTATTAACACATAATCATCAGGATTAATTTTCTTTTTTAATAACCACTTATACCCTTTTTGAAGCGAACCTGCCCACCACCAGTTACCCATTCCTCTAATTTCTGTTAATTTATCAGCGTCTATATTTTCTTTTACCATTTCCGAAGTGCCATCAATAGATCCATCATCAATTAATAAAAGGTGATAATTTTTGCAGGTCTGCTGTTTCAGGCAATCAATAAATTGATAAGTTATCTCTTTTCTATTATGTACAGGAAGTAAAATATAAATCTTACTTTTATTCATATTTACAAATCATTACACTAGTACATTATTTAAGTATATTGCATCCCATTCATATAATTTTTTATTCTGTCGTATAGATGGGATCATATCAAATAAGGAAAAATTGATACTCCTCAAATATTCATCGATTACATAATATTCTGGAACGCCTTGATACAAATCGTGATTCATCATTTCAAGTACAATTAGTTTGGTTCTATGCAGGGTATTAATTCCTCCTTTTAATACTTCCAATTCAAATCCCTGAACATCTATTTTAATAATAATAACTTGTGCTTTAGAAGGTATTTCACCATCTAACTTTGCAGCGCTAATAGTTTCTTCGCCTTTTTTCTTTAAATGAGCTGAAAAAAAATCGTTATCTATTTTCTTCTGAATTGATAATAAAGACGAGGAAGTGATCCTGTTGACTAGATTTATATTAGCTTCACCCGTAATATTTCCTAATGCCTTATTTATTGGTACTATCTGCTCAATTCCTTTCACATTCTCAAGCAGCTTTTTAAATGTATGTTTAACTGGCTCAAATGCGTAAATCTTAGCGTTGTTAAATTCATTACAAAACATTTTTGAGATAACTCCATTAGCAGCACCAACATCAATGATAGTGGTTGAATCAATTAAATCAAGCTTTAAAAACTTTGCTATTTCTATTGATTTTTCAATATGCCTGTAACCATTGTTAATAATTGATGGATAGGTTTCAGAATCTTTAATAATATCTTCTCTAAAATTCACCAGGATCGCTTTCAAATCTTCAGGATTATTTTTTAAATAATACCTAACGATTTTCAAAAAATGCCTGATGAATTTGAACAAAAATCTATAGAAATACTTTTTCAATATCATTTATCCAGACTTCGCTTTTTTAAAATTACAAATTGATGGTCTTCAAAAATAGCCGGTATACCATCATAGTTATTCTTAATGATTCTTACTAAAATATTTAAAATTTTAGCTTCACGATGTAAATTCTCATGAGTAATTGAAGCATAGGTTTTATAAACATTGACCACCATGAATTTTTCTAAATTTTTGAAAAAATCAATCGAAGGAAAAATAACGTGTTCAGGATAATTTATATACCACCATTTAGCTTTTGATATTTGTGCCTGAAATGAATTAATATTTCCAGTTAGTATTATTAATAAACCATTCTCATTTAACTTTTGATGAGCAAATTCCAAAAATTCATCTATTTTATATAAATGCTCTATTAAATCAAATGCTGTTATTATACCAAACTTTTCATTAACATCTTTATAGGAATTAAATCCCCCATGGTGTTTTTGATTAATAATGCAAAAACTATCATAACAAATTTCCAGCCCATATGTCTTATAACCAATTTTCCTGGCAAAGTCCAGAAATTCACCTGTATTACAGCCGATATCCAAGATTTTATCGCCTTTTTGTAATAAATTGTTAAAAAAATTAATTAAAATTTCGGTTTTATCATCTTCAAAACTTTCATAGCTCCATCTTTGCGTCCCTTCCCCACTTGCGTATAATTTCTCAGCTATTTCCGGGGAAATGCAATTTTGTGTAAATCCGGAACAACAATTTTTACATTTCCAAATCTCGGGTGTTCTCTTAAGAAAAATTTCATTAGTTGAAAATTTTAAATTCTTTGTATATTTTAAATTTCCTAGTTTATGGATACGAGATGAATTACATAAAGGACATTTTTTAAACCAGTAATTATTACCAATTTCTTTCATAAGAACCTAATTATTTTCTGTACTTTAAAACTCTGGCGGGATTACCAACAACTATTGCATTTTTTTCAACATCTTTCAACACAACAGCTCCGGCTCCTATCACCGCACCATCTTCAATTTTTACTCCCGGAAATATTATCGCTCCCGAACCAATCCATACATCTTCTCCTATTACAATTGGCTTATCAATTCTTTTACTTCTTAATGGCTTAATATTATAATCATGTGTAGATGTGGTAATTATTACGTGAGAAGCAATTAAAGTATTCTTACCTATAGTTACCTCGCCTAAAGCCCAAATTTGGACAAAGGGGGCTATAGAAACATTTTCAAAAATACTTACCATCCCTTTAGGTTCAATATGCACCGGATGATAAATTGTTACTGAAGGATGAATATATTTAAAATCTTTTCTATAATTATTTAACTGTAATTCTTTATAATAACTTTCAATTTTAGAATTAAGCTTGTAAATAATTTTAGCAATGTTTTTATATAAAAAAGTTTTAAACTTATACCCTAATTTCCACATCATAGTTTTCTAAATATAAACCGTGACTCATTCTGGGTTCCACTACACAGCCATATTCGTTAGTAAAACTTACTGATATTCTTTTAAAATTGTCTATTCTTTCTATTTCTATACCATTAGAATCTATATAAGTAACTAATTTATAATCGCCCGGAATTAATTTAATGCTTGGAACATGAAAAATGACTTCAAACTTGCCCTTACTTATATTAAATTGTTTGGCAATGAAAGCAGACCAAAGACTCGTTACCCTTGTTTCAAGAACATTGTCAAAACAAACTGCAAAATTAACATTTTTAAATCCTTGAGATGCCTGGCACTTTAGGATTATATCAATATCATCAAATGTTGAACAATAACCGACCTCATTACTTTCATTATTCCTTAATACAATATCCTGAATAGAAATTCCACCTATTCCTCTATTTGAAACTATCTTCTCATCCTGATTTTCCCTTAAATAAACTCCCACTACTTTATCAATAACATCGTTTGAAATGATTTCACCATCTTTAAGTAATACTCCTCTTGAACACAACCTTTTCACAACAGACATATTATGACTGACAAACAATACTGTTTTCCCTTCTTTCTCACTAACATCCTGCATTTTACCTATACACTTTTTTTGAAATTCAGCATCCCCAACAGCCAACACCTCATCAATCACTAAGATATCAGGCTCCAAATGTGCTGCTACCGCAAAAGCCAACCTCAACTGCATCCCACTTGAAAATCTTTTTATCGGAGTATCCAAAAATTTTTCAACACCTGAAAAATCTACTATTTCATCAAACTTCTTTTTGATCTCTTTTTTGGTAAGACCCAGAATGGAACCATTCAGAAAAATATTTTCTCCACCCGTCAATTCAGGATGAAACCCTGTTCCTACTTCTAACAGACTTGCTACCCTACCTCTGCAAATGATTTTACCCTGCGTAGGTGGCGTGATTTTTGAAAGAATTTTCAGTAAAGTTGTTTTACCAGCCCCGTTCCTGCCAATGATTGCCAACGAATCACCTGGATAAACATCAAAATTTACATCTCTTAACGCCCAAAAATCTTTACCCTGCCTGACCCGTTGGATCTTTACCCCGTGATCCCGAGTACTCGGGAGTATTTCAGCGGGGTCTGTTTTATCCAACTGAGGTGGAATTTCGTTTATTCCATAGGGAGAATTGCTTTTATTTCTTTTTTTGAATACAGAGGTAATAGACTCTCTCAGACTTAAATAGGGTTGAAGCTCCTGGCCTATGCGAAACTTTTTTGATATTTGTTGTATTTCCAGGATAGGTTTCATAACATAAATTTGAAATGACTAAAATTTATGCCACTAAAACACTAAATCCCACAAAATTATTTAGTGGAATTTAGTGTTTTTGTGTTTTAGTGGCTATTTTTTTATTTTAGGCATTTTATATTTTAGGCATATCTCATACTATATCTGCAAAATATGCTTCTGTTTTACGAAAATATAACAGACCGGTTATAAACAATATGATCATAGATCCAACACTTATTAAAAACAGATCAGTATCCAATGGCCTGTTGATAATAGCAGATCTTAATAAATTGATGGCGCCTGTCATAGGATTCAAAGCAAAAATATATTGTAGTGTCCTTTCTTTTAAAATTGAAACAGGATAGATCACGGGTGTTAAAAAAAGCAGCAATTGAACCAAAAAGGGAATGACATATCTGAAGTCACGGTATTTTACATTTAGCGCTGCCAGCAAGCTGCCCAATCCAAAAGTGGTTATGATGGTTATCAATAAGCTGACAGGTAAAAATAAAGCTAATTTCATAATTGATACCTGGAATTGATAAAATAACAAAATGCCAATATAAACGATAAAAGCCATTAAAAAATCAAACAAAGCAACCAGGATGGAAGACACAGGGATGATCAAACGGGGGAAATAGATCTTCTTAATAATCTCAGCATTTGTAACCATGCTATTACCTGCACCTGAAAGACCTGTGGAAAAAACATTCCATAACAATAATCCGGAATAAACAAAAATCGGATAAGGAATACCATCTGAAGGGACTTTTAATAATCTGCCAAAAAATATTGAAAATACAATCATCATGATAAAAGGCTGCAACACAGCCCATGCAAACCCCAGCACTGTTTGCTTGTATTTAACCTTGATATCGCGCCAGGTGAAAAAGTAAAACAGCTCCCTGTAATCCCACAATTCTTTGAGATTAAGACTTAAACCTTTTTGAGGTTTTATTTCGTATTCAATGTTCATTTTAAAGAAGGAACGCAGATGACGCTGATCAATTATGATTCTCGGTGATTTTATATCTATTGCCATTAATTCAAAATCTGCGTTATCAGCGTTCCATTTTTTTAAAGTGATTAATTCCTTATTAATTTCTGATTAAATATTTTATTATCAAAATCATAATGCAATATGTATACCCCTTTCACCAGATATGTAACATCAATTATTAATTCATTATAACCCTTATTTATATTTTCAGGAATAAAATTTGTGATCTCTTTTCCTAAAATGTCAAAGAGTGAAATTATGATGTCTTCTTTATAGGGCAGTATAAAAGATATTTTCACCTGATCCTTAGCCGGATTTGGCCGGAGGGGTAAAACCGTGAAATCATCTACAAGCAGCGTACACAATTCACACTGGCGGTTGTTGCCCGGAATTTCATCTGTCTCATTATTAGGATTATCAGCTATTACGCAAAAGTAGGGAAGCTCGCTGGTCAGGCTTTTTAGTACCTGGGCTGCAAAATTGTAGTATAAAACTTCTCCTGCTTTTAAAGTACCTGTCCATTTTTCCTTCACAACTAATGATCCGCCTATTTCAAGGATCAGATCCAGGCTGTTTATTACCCTTGTTCCTGAATTTAATATCCTTGTTTCAATAGACAGGTAATCTCCATCTTCTGTATAACATACCCAGATTACCTGTGCATCCAGCACCGGGGGCATTACTTTAATTTCTTTAATAATTGTATCAGTACACCCGTAAATATTACAGGCAATAAGTATAACATTGTAAGTGTTTGTATCAGTGTATTGATGAGAGGGTGAAAAGCTGGTATCCTTACTACTATTATCTCCAAAATCCCATAAATAACATACAACATCAGCGGAGGATAGGTTCGTAAAATTAACATCTAAAGGAGGCGCTCCATATTGAGGTTCAAATTTAAAATTTGCATCTGGTATACCATGTATCAGTATAGTTTTTGAACTAGTATCAACACAACCCCGATTTGATACAGCTATTAATGTAACCTGAAACTGAAAGGTATTAGGAAACAGGAATGCCGGATTTTGTACTGTTGAGCTTCCTAATCCCGCAAAATCCCATTGCCACCCGGCAATTGAATCATAAATTACAATGCTGCTATCAAAAAATTGTACCGGTGCATTTACACAGTTTGTATCAGAATATCCAAAATCAACTTTTGGTTTATCATATACCAGTACAGGTTTAGTAACAGAAGGGCTGCAACCAGAATCATCTCTAACTGTCAGGGTTACATAAAAAATTCCTGTATCAGCAAATGGATGGATCGGGTTTTTTTGATATGAAACGCTGGTATCCCCAAAATCCCAAAAATAACCTGTACTATCAATTGGCGCTGAAAGAGTCGCATCAGTTGAATCAAAAAAGAAAATGGTATCAGAAATACATTTTGAGACAAATGTAAAATCAGGCACAGGTGATTGCAAAACGCTTAAACTATCACTGAACGTATCCATACAGCTATAATTGGTTGTCACTATTAATGTTACCACATAATCACCCCCTGCTGCATAGGTATGAGAAGGGTTTTGTAAAGTTGATGTATCGCTGTCTCCGAAATTCCATTTCCATCCAACAATATTACCATCTCCCGTATCACTTAGATCAAAAAATGTAACAGGAACATCTGAACATGGTAAAGTATCATAAAAATTTGCAATAGGCAGCGCTGCTATTTTTACCTGCTTTGTCAGGGTATTTTTACAGCCAATCGCATTTCTAACAGCAAGCGTAACAAAATAATCACCGGTAGTGTCATAATAATGAACAGGATTCATAGAATCAGAAGTAAAACTATCGCCAAAATCCCAGTACCAGGAAAAAAGGCCTGTGCCTGTTGTACTATCCAAAAAAATCACTGTATCACCTATACAGATATTTGTATATCCAAAATCAACGAAAGGTCCCCCAAGTACATTAATTGTATCTGAAGTACTTGTATCGCACCCACTGATGCCTGTTACCGTAAGGATAACAATATTAGTACCCGCTGAGTCAAATAAATAAACCGGGTCTTTAAGGGCAGATGTATCTCCACTACCAAATTCCCAATGCCAGGCTATGATTGTATCCAGGTTGTAAGTAGATGAATTTATAAATTGGATCGAATCATTTGAACAAATACTATCCGGATAGGTAAAATCAGGGAAGGGTTTGAGGTAAATTCTTATGGGTTTAATAATACTATCAAAACATCCATTAACATCCTGTAAAACTAATTTTACATCATATACACCTGTATCTCCATATTGATGTGTTGGGTTTTGAATTGCGGCTATTATTGAGTCACCAAAATTCCAGTACCATGAGTTAATATTTACGTTTGTAGTAGAGTCATAAAATAAAGTCGCCTCACCTTCGCATTGGTTATCTGAAACAAAATCAGGTTTCATAGCAGGCAACACAAAAATAGAATCAATATGAGAATTTACATCTCCACTATCATTATAAGCCAACAAAGAGATATGATATATACCGCCCTGATCATAAAAAATATTTGCAGGAATTGAATCTGTCGGGGTGGCTATATTGGCTGTACATGAATCCGGGAAAGTCAGTCTAAATAATTCATGACTTGTAGCATGAATACAAAAAGCCAACCATTCTGATTCTTGCTTAGCCATATTAAATCCAAATATATCATTTAAATCACTACTTAAGTTTAGGTCTAAAGCTTTAGGCTTATTGTTAGCCATAGTTGGGCCAAAATCAAGCCGAAATAACCCGTTAAACCTTGATTCAACAAAGGCGTAAAACTCACCATTATCTTTTACAATATGAACTTCGGTTGGGAAATTGACAGGTAATGTGAAATTAATTGGTAATAGACTATCAGTTATTTCAACAATTGTAGGTTTATTAAATAAAGTTTCACCAAATTCAAGTTTATAAATTTTATGATTACCAAATGACAAAACGATTCCATACCACTTATCACAATCTTTGATAACTGACAATCCCATAAGCGTAGAAGCATCAGAAATAATTGTATTATAAACCGTATCTGGTGAATTATTAATTGAATATCCAAAATTTACAGCAGTAATTTTTTTGGAAATACCCGAACTTGAAATAATTGCGATCAAGCTGTCATTATCCTGTACTAAAGTCATACCCCTTGGTACACTTAACGACCCTCCTAAATCTGTTAAATCAGTAGCTGCAGGACTGTTATTACTAAGCGAATTTCCAAAATCAAGCTTGATCAATTTGTGATTTAAAACATTAATCACTAAAGCATACCATATTGAATCTTCTTTAATAATTTCTATGTTTTTAGGACCAAATAAAAGCCCACCAGGGTTACCCAAAGGAACTAAGGTAGGATTATTATTTAAATTATTCCCAAAATCCAACCTAAATAACTTATTATTATCTCTACTGGATAAAAAACCAAACCAATTACTCCCGTCATAAACTGTGGTAATGGCATTAGGTTTGAGTGCTCCTGTGATGGTTGTTAAAGAATCAATGGATGGAGTATTTATCAAATCCCCCCCACAAAAATCCCATTCAAAGCTGGTGGCAGTGCTATCTGAGGTATTGATAATTGTCAAAATTTCCCCCGGGCAAACCGTATCAGGAATTATGAAACTGGCGGTAGGGCATTGAGCAAAAAGAAGCAGTGGCAATAGCAGTGGCAGTAGCAGTACTTTACGGATAGTAAATACGAGTGAAGAGAAAAAACAAAATTGTTTTTGTACCATGTATTATATAGGAATTTTCAATGTTTTAAATGACTTATATTCAAATCTATCCTTCCCCGACTTTGTCGGGGCAGGTGTGCTCTTATTCAACAGCTACTGGGCTCTGGGTACTGGATTCTGGGTTATTAAGTAATTCTTTCTGACAGTAATCACTCTACCAGTACCCAGCACCCAGTAACCAGCAACTAACTTATTAATTGTACTTCACTTGATATTAAGTGTAATTTATTTCATTAATCAATTATGAAGTTATGTTCTTACCATTTTTACGCAAATATTAAGCTAAAGTTGAGTAGAGACGTTGCATGCAACGTCTCTACTCAACTTTAGCTTTGAACGCTTCATACGTTGATCTTATGCCATTCTCTAATCCAATATGGTATTTCCAACCTAATGAGTTCATTCCGGAAACGTCTAATAACTTCCTGGGAGTTCCATCCGGTTTTGTGCTGTCAAACTTTAATTCACCTTCAAAGCCAACGATCTCTTTTATCAATAACGCCAGGTCTTTGATCGTAATATCTTCACCGGTACCAATATTTACTACCTCTGCTTTATCATAATTCAACATTAAAAAAACACAGGCATCAGCCAGGTCATCAACGTGTAAGAATTCTCTTTTAGGTTTCCCGGAACCCCAGATTTCCACACTTTGAGCATCATTTTCTTTTGCTTCATGGAACTTCCTGATCAAAGCCGGCAGCACGTGTGAATTTTTCAGGTCATAATTGTCCCCGGGGCCATACAGGTTGGTTGGCATTACACAAATAAAATTACAGCCATATTGCGAGCGATACGCCTGGCACATTTTAATGCCTGCAATCTTTGCTATGGCGTAAGGTTCATTGGTGGGTTCGAGCAGACCTGTTAAAAGGTATTCTTCCTTCAAAGGCTGCGGGGCTAATTTAGGATAGATGCAGGATGAGCCTAAAAAAAGGAGCTTTTTCACACCGGTTTTATATGCCTGGTGAATTATATTATTTTGGATGGTCAAGTTATCATAAATAAATTCAGCACGATACGTGTTATTCGCTAAAATTCCCCCAACTTTGGCTGCTGCCATAAAAACATATTCGGGTCGCTCACTTCCAAAAAATTTTCTAACCTCTTGCTGATCTCTCAGGTCTAATTCTTTTGAAGCCCGGTAAAGCAGGTTATCATAACCCTCTCCTTCCAATTTTCGCATGATGGAAGCGCCTACCATACCCGTGTGCCCGGCTATGTATATTTTGCTGGTTTTATTCATTTTTATTATCAATAAATCAACAAAAGTCATTTTTTAATACTTTTATTATGTTGCATACTTTAAATATAACTGTGCCGTTTGCTCCAGATGATGTGCAGCTATATTATATTTCTTTTTTTTAATTAAACCCTCTACCTCTTCAAAAAATTCATCCGCACGTTTTTGTAGAAATTCTCCCATTTTGTTTGGTTAGTTAGTTATTTGTTATTAGTCATGGTCATTGTTTTTGTCATTGTCTATTGTCTATTGTCAACTGTCTATTGTCAACTGTCAATTATTCATACTGCCCCACCACCCTATGCCCCCCTTCCAGCAAATATTTATCTTTACCGAAAAGTTCCAGATCAGATGCTACCATCTCTTTGATCAGTGATTTTAGGTTATATTTTAGCTGCCAGTTTAATTTTTGTCTTGCTTTGGAAGCATCTCCACGTAAAACATCAACTTCAGTAGGTCTGAAATAACGCTTGTCAACCTTCACTACTTCTTTACCAATTTTCAATTCGTATTCAGGAGTGCTGCAAGATCTAACCCTGCCAACTTCATTTTCACCCTTGCCTGAA encodes the following:
- a CDS encoding FkbM family methyltransferase; translated protein: MILKKYFYRFLFKFIRHFLKIVRYYLKNNPEDLKAILVNFREDIIKDSETYPSIINNGYRHIEKSIEIAKFLKLDLIDSTTIIDVGAANGVISKMFCNEFNNAKIYAFEPVKHTFKKLLENVKGIEQIVPINKALGNITGEANINLVNRITSSSLLSIQKKIDNDFFSAHLKKKGEETISAAKLDGEIPSKAQVIIIKIDVQGFELEVLKGGINTLHRTKLIVLEMMNHDLYQGVPEYYVIDEYLRSINFSLFDMIPSIRQNKKLYEWDAIYLNNVLV
- a CDS encoding PKD domain-containing protein, whose amino-acid sequence is MVQKQFCFFSSLVFTIRKVLLLPLLLPLLLFAQCPTASFIIPDTVCPGEILTIINTSDSTATSFEWDFCGGDLINTPSIDSLTTITGALKPNAITTVYDGSNWFGFLSSRDNNKLFRLDFGNNLNNNPTLVPLGNPGGLLFGPKNIEIIKEDSIWYALVINVLNHKLIKLDFGNSLSNNSPAATDLTDLGGSLSVPRGMTLVQDNDSLIAIISSSGISKKITAVNFGYSINNSPDTVYNTIISDASTLMGLSVIKDCDKWYGIVLSFGNHKIYKLEFGETLFNKPTIVEITDSLLPINFTLPVNFPTEVHIVKDNGEFYAFVESRFNGLFRLDFGPTMANNKPKALDLNLSSDLNDIFGFNMAKQESEWLAFCIHATSHELFRLTFPDSCTANIATPTDSIPANIFYDQGGIYHISLLAYNDSGDVNSHIDSIFVLPAMKPDFVSDNQCEGEATLFYDSTTNVNINSWYWNFGDSIIAAIQNPTHQYGDTGVYDVKLVLQDVNGCFDSIIKPIRIYLKPFPDFTYPDSICSNDSIQFINSSTYNLDTIIAWHWEFGSGDTSALKDPVYLFDSAGTNIVILTVTGISGCDTSTSDTINVLGGPFVDFGYTNICIGDTVIFLDSTTGTGLFSWYWDFGDSFTSDSMNPVHYYDTTGDYFVTLAVRNAIGCKNTLTKQVKIAALPIANFYDTLPCSDVPVTFFDLSDTGDGNIVGWKWNFGDSDTSTLQNPSHTYAAGGDYVVTLIVTTNYSCMDTFSDSLSVLQSPVPDFTFVSKCISDTIFFFDSTDATLSAPIDSTGYFWDFGDTSVSYQKNPIHPFADTGIFYVTLTVRDDSGCSPSVTKPVLVYDKPKVDFGYSDTNCVNAPVQFFDSSIVIYDSIAGWQWDFAGLGSSTVQNPAFLFPNTFQFQVTLIAVSNRGCVDTSSKTILIHGIPDANFKFEPQYGAPPLDVNFTNLSSADVVCYLWDFGDNSSKDTSFSPSHQYTDTNTYNVILIACNIYGCTDTIIKEIKVMPPVLDAQVIWVCYTEDGDYLSIETRILNSGTRVINSLDLILEIGGSLVVKEKWTGTLKAGEVLYYNFAAQVLKSLTSELPYFCVIADNPNNETDEIPGNNRQCELCTLLVDDFTVLPLRPNPAKDQVKISFILPYKEDIIISLFDILGKEITNFIPENINKGYNELIIDVTYLVKGVYILHYDFDNKIFNQKLIRN
- a CDS encoding acyltransferase is translated as MVSIFENVSIAPFVQIWALGEVTIGKNTLIASHVIITTSTHDYNIKPLRSKRIDKPIVIGEDVWIGSGAIIFPGVKIEDGAVIGAGAVVLKDVEKNAIVVGNPARVLKYRK
- a CDS encoding ABC transporter permease, whose product is MEYEIKPQKGLSLNLKELWDYRELFYFFTWRDIKVKYKQTVLGFAWAVLQPFIMMIVFSIFFGRLLKVPSDGIPYPIFVYSGLLLWNVFSTGLSGAGNSMVTNAEIIKKIYFPRLIIPVSSILVALFDFLMAFIVYIGILLFYQFQVSIMKLALFLPVSLLITIITTFGLGSLLAALNVKYRDFRYVIPFLVQLLLFLTPVIYPVSILKERTLQYIFALNPMTGAINLLRSAIINRPLDTDLFLISVGSMIILFITGLLYFRKTEAYFADIV
- a CDS encoding glycosyltransferase family 2 protein; the encoded protein is MNKSKIYILLPVHNRKEITYQFIDCLKQQTCKNYHLLLIDDGSIDGTSEMVKENIDADKLTEIRGMGNWWWAGSLQKGYKWLLKKKINPDDYVLIINDDCILENNFLETGMSLLEKHPKTLIQAIALIAGQPDNEVGGIHADWKNLSFNQAKDFSEINCLSTRGLFLRFCDFIEIGGFYPKLLRHYTSDYEFTIRAFSKGFRLMTNHSLKLTINDSAAGGLTLDYKKSSWPFLKILLSRKYTENPIMWSMFILLSCPWKWKLVNIYKVWFRSLIIFMNYFKVRLYNLN
- a CDS encoding class I SAM-dependent methyltransferase, whose amino-acid sequence is MKEIGNNYWFKKCPLCNSSRIHKLGNLKYTKNLKFSTNEIFLKRTPEIWKCKNCCSGFTQNCISPEIAEKLYASGEGTQRWSYESFEDDKTEILINFFNNLLQKGDKILDIGCNTGEFLDFARKIGYKTYGLEICYDSFCIINQKHHGGFNSYKDVNEKFGIITAFDLIEHLYKIDEFLEFAHQKLNENGLLIILTGNINSFQAQISKAKWWYINYPEHVIFPSIDFFKNLEKFMVVNVYKTYASITHENLHREAKILNILVRIIKNNYDGIPAIFEDHQFVILKKRSLDK
- a CDS encoding ABC transporter ATP-binding protein — its product is MKPILEIQQISKKFRIGQELQPYLSLRESITSVFKKRNKSNSPYGINEIPPQLDKTDPAEILPSTRDHGVKIQRVRQGKDFWALRDVNFDVYPGDSLAIIGRNGAGKTTLLKILSKITPPTQGKIICRGRVASLLEVGTGFHPELTGGENIFLNGSILGLTKKEIKKKFDEIVDFSGVEKFLDTPIKRFSSGMQLRLAFAVAAHLEPDILVIDEVLAVGDAEFQKKCIGKMQDVSEKEGKTVLFVSHNMSVVKRLCSRGVLLKDGEIISNDVIDKVVGVYLRENQDEKIVSNRGIGGISIQDIVLRNNESNEVGYCSTFDDIDIILKCQASQGFKNVNFAVCFDNVLETRVTSLWSAFIAKQFNISKGKFEVIFHVPSIKLIPGDYKLVTYIDSNGIEIERIDNFKRISVSFTNEYGCVVEPRMSHGLYLENYDVEIRV
- a CDS encoding glycosyltransferase, giving the protein MPNLKNLAPIVLFVYNRPEHTQKSLNSLMQNELADQSMLFIYADGPEEKASKQDLKKIHEVRKIIREEQWCKNVNIIESDKNKGLADSIIDGVSEIVNKFGKIIVLEDDLVLASGFLKYMNDALELYKDEEKVMHISGYMFPVKDKLPETFFYTPASCWGWGTWTKAWKSFNPSAEYLLAKINEQGNINRFNVENSYDFYGTLQENTQRAITSWAVRWYASVFLQDGLSLHPARSLVRNIGHDGSGVHCETNYIFNKQPIVEKIKVFLIPLKESEEARKAMKDFINSIYSPTLLKRIKEKVKIVFNIN